In one Halichondria panicea chromosome 4, odHalPani1.1, whole genome shotgun sequence genomic region, the following are encoded:
- the LOC135335417 gene encoding sushi, von Willebrand factor type A, EGF and pentraxin domain-containing protein 1-like: MFVLEVCQVLGVAAMETQGGVQLLLLLYVVSTCWGQQVYLTLGSGPNITNNNTEILMTDIGEDALGGLPSLACHTDLTACCRSVADNNGMGGLGQWRYPDGSELVGNGASLSAGQQFFMVRNGPQLIRLSRRDGNNPLSPTGSYCCTIPTTEGDMTLCVNLVVCLSLPLITNGMISYSALTLGASTVATYTCDTGYILNGDATKTCGSDGIWSGLAPIFCQVNVGSATCFDNLPAITNGGITYAGGSINNRTVATYSCFSPYTLVGVPVRTCQSDGTWSSSTAPVCQLITCSDLPSLTNGIVDYGGGGSTNSRPVDTVATYSCNFGYTINGGSTRTCRSDENNGVWSGSAPTCQQILCSDLPSLINGMITYSAGGSINSRLVGSTATYSCDNGYRLVGETMRTCGSGGSWTESAPVCHLITCSDLPSLTNGVVDYGAGSTNNRPVDTVATYSCNPGYTFNGGSTRTCEIDGNNGMWSGSAPTCQQIPCFDLPSLTNGMITYSAGGSTNIRPVGSTATYSCDNGYRLVGEAMRTCGSGISWSGSVPVCQQTCFDLQPLMNGAIAYDAGLTDNRPLNTTATSTCDNDYILIGVSFRVCQNDGTWSGSTPTCQANTGPTNLPPTDPPPTTCSDLIAPTNGMISYNIGTVNLRPVDTVATYTCVTGYTLNGDITRTCDSDGMWSGSATTCQLICSDLPSLINGIISYTAGSINTRPVGSTATHSCNNGYRLVGEAMRTCGSGGSWGGSAPVCQQTCFDLQPLINGAIAYDAGLADSRPINTTATSTCDNDYILIGVSFRVCQNDGTWSGSAPTCHANTGPTDPPPTTCSDLTALTNGMIGYNMGTVSPKPVGTVATYTCNPGYILNGGTTRTCGSDGVWSESVPVCQPICSDLLSLPNGAISYSSMGSTDIRPINTIATHSCNDGYTLNGDTTRTCGSDGVWNGSVPTCQLICEDLLPLTNGMISYSMGSTDIRPINTIATHSCNDGYTLNGDSVRVCQNDRTWSGSTPTCRVSCGPPPSIDNGSSGQPTNTMIGGEVTYTCETGFIFIGFEMITCLNTGNWSSLPSCQTPPPVYLSLSSTNYLSGLSEIPLSSVGEGRSLVCHTDLAGCCDGNTGDWYYPNGSVVMEDGALYVRRGHMSVSLMSGTATAPGGLYCCVVPTSGGMSTACIVLASSTDESSPSDNTGAVVGGVVVALVVVVVTGVVIVTYLVLRYKRGGKMTVPHGIPLAYLDQGTANTFENSGVYEEIPEEISISNLTHNDSYLTVGGRGNTEAPAGGIYDN; the protein is encoded by the exons ATGTTTGTTTTGGAGGTGTGTCAGGTGCTTGGAGTTGCAGCAATGGAGACTCAAGGTGGTGTTCAACTTCTGCTGTTGCTGTATGTTGTGTCCACCTGCTGGGGACAGCAAG TCTATCTGACACTGGGATCGGGTCCGAACATCACTAATAACAATACTGAGATCCTCATGACTGATATTGGAGAGGATGCTCTGGGTGGTCTCCCTTCTCTCGcctgtcacactgacctcACTGCCTGCTGTAGAAGTGTTGCTGACAACAATGGTATGGGTGGACTAGGACAGTGGAGGTATCCTGATGGGAGTGAGCTAGTGGGAAATGGCGCTTCGTTGTCTGCTGGACAACAGTTCTTCATGGTGAGGAATGGTCCCCAACTCATCAGGCTGTCTCGTAGAGATGGAAACAACCCCCTCTCTCCAACAGGGTCCTATTGCTGCACCATACCAACTACAGAAGGAGATATGACCCTCTGTGTCAACCTTG TGGTGTGTCTGTCTCTTCCTCTTAtcaccaatggaatgatctcCTATTCTGCCCTAACACTGGGTGCGAgtactgtggccacctacacttgtgacactggctacatTCTCAATGGAGACGCCACCAAGACTTGTGGAAGTGATGGAATATGGAGTGGACTTGCACCAATTTTTTGTCAAG TCAATGTTGGTTCAGCCACATGCTTTGATAATCTCCCAGCCATCACTAATGGAGGCATAACCTATGCTGGTGGATCCATTAACAACAGAACAGTGGCTACTTACAGCTGCTTCAGTCCCTACACTCTGGTTGGAGTGCCAGTGAGGACTTGTCAGAGTGATGGAACCTGGAGCTCATCAACAGctccagtgtgtcagc TGATAACCTGCTCTGATTTACCCTCACTGACAAATGGGATTGTTGATTATGGTGGTGGTGGATCCACTAACAgcagaccagtggacactgtggccacctacagctgtaactTTGGCTACACTATCAATGGCGGCAGCACCAGGACATGTAGGAGTGATGAAAAtaatggagtgtggagtgggtcagctccaacttgtcagc AGATACTCTGCTCTGACTTACCCTCTCTGATCAACGGGATGATCACCTACAGTGCTGGTGGATCCATCAACAGCAGACTAGTGGGCAGTACAGCTACTTACTCCTGTGACAATGGATACCGTCTAGTCGGAGAGACAAtgaggacttgtgggagtggaGGGAGCTGGACTGAGTCTGCTCCAGTGTGTCATC TGATAACCTGCTCTGATTTACCCTCACTGACAAATGGGGTCGTTGATTATGGTGCTGGATCTACTAACaacagaccagtggacactgtggccacctacagctgtaatCCTGGTTACACTTTCAATGGCGGCAGTACCAGGACATGTGAGATTGATGGAAAtaatggaatgtggagtgggtcagctccaacttgtcagc AGATACCCTGTTTTGACTTACCCTCTCTGACCAACGGGATGATCACCTACAGTGCTGGTGGATCTACCAACATCAGACCAGTGGGAAGTACAGCTACTTACTCCTGTGACAATGGCTACCGTCTGGTCGGAGAGGCAAtgaggacttgtgggagtgggATTAGCTGGAGTGGGTCAGTtccagtgtgtcagc AAACTTGTTTTGATTTACAACCACTAATGAACGGAGCTATTGCCTATGACGCTGGACTTACTGACAACAGACCTCTTAATACCACTGCTACTTCTACTTGTGACAATGACTACATTCTGATTGGAGTGAGTTTCAGAGTTTGTCAGAATGATGGAACGTGGAGTGGGTCaactccaacttgtcaag CGAACACTGGACCCACTAATCTCCCACCCACTGATCCTCCGCCCACCACCTGTTCTGATCTGATTGCTCcgaccaatggaatgatcagctACAATATAGGGACTGTTAATCtgagaccagtggacactgtggccacttaCACCTGTgtcactggctacactctcaatggagacatcaccaggacttgtgacagtgatggaatgtggagtgggtcagctacaacttgtcagc TAATCTGCTCTGACTTACCTTCTCTGATCAACGGAATAATCTCCTACACTGCTGGATCCATCAACACCAGACCAGTGGgcagtacagctactcactcTTGTAACAATGGCTACCGTCTGGTCGGAGAGGCAAtgaggacttgtgggagtggaGGAAGTTGGGGTGGATCAGctccagtgtgtcagc aaaCTTGTTTTGATTTACAACCACTAATAAACGGAGCCATTGCCTATGACGCTGGACTTGCTGACAGCAGACCTATTAATACCACTGCTACTTCCACTTGTGACAATGACTACATTCTGATTGGAGTGAGTTTCAGAGTTTGTCAGAATGATGGAAcatggagtgggtcagctccaacttgtcatg CAAACACTGGACCCACTGATcctccacccaccacctgtTCTGACCTGACTGCTCTGACTAATGGAATGATTGGCTACAATATGGGTACTGTTAGTCCTAAACCAGTtggcactgtggccacctacacctgtaaccctgGCTATATTCTTAATGGAGGCactaccaggacttgtgggagtgatggagtgtggagtgagTCAGTTCCAGTATGCCAGC CTATCTGCTCCGACTTATTGTCTCTGCCTAATGGAGCCATTTCCTATAGCAGCATGGGATCTACTGATATCAGACCTATCAACACCATAGCGACACACAGCTGCAACgatggctacactctcaatggagacaccaccaggacttgtggaagtgatggagtgtggaatGGGTCAGTTCCAacttgtcagc TAATCTGCGAGGACTTGCTCCcactgaccaatgggatgatctcCTACAGCATGGGATCCACTGACATCAGACCTATcaacactatagctacacacagctgcaacgatggctacactctcaatggagacaGTGTCAGAGTTTGTCAAAATGACAGAACATGGAGCGGGTCAACTCCAACTTGTCGAG TTTCCTGTGGGCCTCCTCCCTCTATTGACAACGGTTCTTCCGGACAGCCAACCAACACAATGATCGGAGGAGAggtgacctacacctgtgaaACTGGATTTATTTTTATTGGCTTTGAAATGATCACATGTTTGAATACTGGCAACTGGAGCAGCTTACCATCCTGTCAGA cccctccccctgtgTACTTGTCTCTCTCCTCCACCAATTACCTGTCTGGGCTCTCCGAAATCCCCCTGTCCTCCGTGGGAGAGGGGCGTAGCCTCGTCTGTCATACTGACCTTGCTGGCTGCTGTGATGGGAACACAGGAGATTGGTACTATCCTAACGGTTCTGTTGTTATGGAGGATGGAGCGTTGTATGTTAGAAGAGGTCATATGAGTGTCAGTCTGATGAGCGGAACAGCTACTGCTCCTGGTGGCCTCTACTGTTGTGTGGTGCCTACTAGTGGTGGGATGAGCACAGCGTGTATTGTGTTAG CCTCCTCTACTGATGAGAGCTCTCCCTCTGACAACACTGGTGCTGTGGTGGGAGGAGTGGTGGTGGCCCTGGTAGTTGTGGTAGTGACTGGTGTAGTGATAGTGACCTACTTAGTGCTCCGGTACAAGAGAGGAGGGAAAAT GACTGTTCCTCATGGGATCCCCCTCGCTTACCTGGATCAAGGTACAGCCAATACCTTTGAGAACAGCGGTGTTTATGAAGAGATTCCAGAAGAGATTTCCATCTCCAACTTAACGCATAACGATTCATACTTGACTGTGGGTGGGCGTGGCAACACAGAGGCTCCAGCTGGAGGAATATACGATAACTGA